The window GtaaccaaggcaggcaggcaggggccaggactccagtcagccagccaaggcagccaggcaggagccaggactccagccagctagccaaggcaggcaggcaggggcccggactccaggcagccagccaaggtaggcaggctggagccaggactccagccagccatccaaggcaggcaggcagggcccCGGAcaccagccatccagccaaggcaggaaggcaggagccaggactccagacagccagccaaggcaggcaggcaggagccaggactccagccaggtagccaaggcagccaggcaggagccaggactccagccaggtagacaaggcagccaggcaggagccaggactccagccaggtagccaaggcacacagccaggagccaggactccagaaagccagccaaggtaggcaggcaggtgccaggactccagtcagccaaccaaggcaggcaggcagtggccaggactccagccaggtagccaaggcaggcaggcaggagccaggactccagtcagctagccaatgcaggcaggcaggagccaggactccagccagccaggcaaggcaggcaggcaggagccaggactccagtcagccagccaaggcaggcaggcaggagccaggactccagtcagccagccaaggcaggcaggcaggagccaggactccagtcagctagccaatgcaggcaggcaggagccaggattccagccaggtagccaaagcaggcaggcaggagcctggactccagtcagcaagccaaggcaggcaggcaggagacaggactccagccaggtagccaaggcaggcaagcaaggaccacgactacaggctgccagccaaggcaggcaggcagtggccaggaatccagccagccggacatggcaggcaggcatgagccaggactccagccatcctgtcaaggcaggcaggcaggagccaggactccagccatccagccaaggcaggaaggcaggagtcaggactccagccagctagccaaggcaggcaggcaggggcccggactccagccagccagccaaggcaggcaggcaggggccaggactccagccagccagccaaggcaggcaggcagtggccaggactccagccagccagcgaaggcaggcaggcaggggcccggactccagccagccagccaaggcaggcaggcaggggcccggactccagccagccagccaaggcaggcaggcaggggcccggactccagccagccagccaaggcagccaggcaggagccaggactccagccagccagccaaggcagccaggcaggagccaggactccagccatccagccaaggcaggcaggcaggggcccggactccagccaggcagccaaggcaggcaggcaggggccaggactccagccagccagccaaggcagccaggcaggagccaggactccagccagccagccaaggcaggcaggcaggagccaggactccagaaagccagccaaggcaggcaggcaggggcccggactccagccagccagccaaggcaggcaggcaggggccaggactccagccatccagccaaggcaggaaggcaggagtcaggactccagccagctagccaaggcaggcaggcaggggcccggactccagccagccagccaacgcatgcaggcaggtgccaggactccagtcagccagccaaggcaggcaggcaggagccaggactccagcctgccagccaaggcaggcaggcagtggccaggactccagccagccagcgaaggcaggcaggcaggggcccgaactccagccatccagtcaaggcaggcaggcaggggccaggactccagtcagcaaaacaatgcaggcaggcaggagccaggactccagccagccagccaaggcaggcaggcagtggccaggaatccagccagccggacatggcaggcaggcaggggcccggactccagccaggcagccaaggcaggcaggcaggggccaggactccagccagccagccaaggcagccaggcaggagccaggactccagccagccagccaaggcaggcaggcagtggccaggactccagccagccagcgaaggcaggcaggcaggggcccggactccagccagccagctaaggcaggcaggcaggggccaggactccagtcagccagccaaggcagccaggcaggagccaggactccagccagccagctaaggcaggcaggccgtggccaggactccagccagctagccaagccaggcaggcaggggccaggactccagtcatcaaaacaatgcaggcaggcaggagccaggactccagccatccagccaaggcaagaaggcaggagtcaggactccagccagctagccaaggcaggcaggcaggggcccggactccagccagccagccaaggcaggcaggcaggggccaggactccagccagccagccaaggcaggcaggcagtggccaggactccagccagccagcgaaggcaggcaggcaggggcccggactccagccagccagccaaggcaggcaggcaggggccaggactccagccagccagccaaggcaggcaggcaaggaccacgactacaggctgccagacaaggcaggcaggcagtggccaggaatccagccagccggacatggcaggcaggcatgagccaggactccagccagctagccaaggcaggcaggcaggagccaggactccagtcagcaatccaatgcaggcaggcaggagccaggactccagaaagccagccaaggcaggcaggcaggggccaggactccagccagccagccaaggcaggcaggcagtggccaggactccagccagccagcgaaggcaggcaggcaggggcccggactccagccagccagccaaggcaggcaggcaggggcccggactccagccagccagccaaggcaggcaggcaggggcccggactccagccagccagccaaggcagccaggcaggagccaggactccagccagccagccaaggcagccaggcaggagccaggactccagccatccagccaaggcaggcaggcaggggcccggactccagccaggcagccaaggcaggcaggcaggggccaggactccagccagccagccaaggcagccaggcaggagccaggactccagccagccagccaaggcaggcaggcaggagccaggactccagaaagccagccaaggcaggcaggcaggggcccggactccagccagccagccaaggcaggcaggcaggggccaggactccagccatccagccaaggcaggaaggcaggagtcaggactccagccagctagccaaggcaggcaggcaggggcccggactccagccagccagccaacgcatgcaggcaggtgccaggactccagtcagccagccaaggcaggcaggcaggagccaggactccagcctgccagccaaggcaggcaggcagtggccaggactccagccagccagcgaaggcaggcaggcaggggcccgaactccagccatccagtcaaggcaggcaggcaggggccaggactccagtcagcaaaacaatgcaggcaggcaggagccaggactccagccagccagccaaggcaggcaggcagtggccaggaatccagccagccggacatggcaggcaggcaggggcccggactccagccaggcagccaaggcaggcaggcaggggccaggactccagccagccagccaaggcagccaggcaggagccaggactccagccagccagccaaggcaggcaggcagtggccaggactccagccagccagcgaaggcaggcaggcaggggcccggactccagccagccagccaaggcaggcaggcaggggccaggactccagtcagccagccaaggcagccaggcaggagccaggactccagccagccagctaaggcaggcaggccgtggccaggactccagccagctagccaagccaggcaggcaggggccaggactccagtcatcaaaacaatgcaggcaggcaggagccaggactccagccatccagccaaggcaagaaggcaggagtcaggactccagccagctagccaaggcaggcaggcaggggcccggactccagccagccagccaaggcaggcaggcaggggccaggactccagccagccagccaaggcaggcaggcagtggccaggactccagccagccagcgaaggcaggcaggcaggggcccggactccagccagccagccaaggcaggcaggcaggggccaggactccagccagccagccaaggcaggcaggcaaggaccacgactacaggctgccagacaaggcaggcaggcagtggccaggaatccagccagccggacatggcaggcaggcatgagccaggactccagccagctagccaaggcaggcaggcaggagccaggactccagtcagcaatccaatgcaggcaggcaggagccaggactccagaaagccagccaaggcaggcaggcaggggcccggactccagtcagccagccaaggcagccaggcaggagccaggactccagccagccagccaaggcaggcaggcagtggccaggactccagccagccagccaaggcaggcaggcaggggccaggactccagtcagcaaaacaatgcaggcaggcaggaggcaggactccagccaggtatccaagccaggcaggcaggagccaggactccagccagccaggcaaggcaggcaggcaggggcccggactccagccagccagccaaggcaggtaggcaggggCCAGAAatccagccaggtagccaaggcaggcagctaggagccaggactccagaaagccagccaaggcaggcaagcaggggcccggactccagccagccagccaaggctggcaggcaggggccaggactccagtcagacagccaaggcaggcaggcaggagccaggactccagccacccagccaaggcaggcaggcagtggtcaggactccagccagctagccaagggaggcaggcaggagccaggactccagacagcagTCCAAtacaggcaggcaggagcccggactccagccagtcagccaaggtaggcaggcaggggccaggactccagtcagccagccaaggcaggcaaggaggggccaggactacagccagctagcaaaggcaggcaggcaggagccaggactccagtaagcaagccaaggcaggcaggcaggggcccggactccagccagccagccaaggtaggcaggcaggtgccaggactccagccagccagccaaggcaggcaggccgtggccaggactccagccagctagccaagccaggcaggcaggggccaggactccagtcagcaaaacaatgcaggcaggcaggagccaggaatccagccagccggacatggcaggcaggcatgagccaggactccagacatcctgtcaaggcaggcaggcaggagccaggactccagccatccagccaaggcaggaaggcaggagtcaggactccagccagctagccaaggcaggcaggcaaagGCCCGGACTctagccagccagccaaggcaggcaggcaggggccaggactccagccagcctaccacagcaggcaggcaagagccaggactccagtcagctagccaatgcaggcaggaaggggccaggactccagccatccagccaaggcaggaaggcaggagtcaggactccagccagctagccaaggcaggcaggcaggggcccggactccagccagccagccaaggcaggcaggcaggtgccaggactccagtcagccagccaaggcaggcaggcaggagccaggactccagccagccagccaaggcaggcaggcagtggccaggactccagccagccagcgaaggcaggcaggcaggggcccggactccagccagccaggcaaggcagccaggcaggagccaggactccagccagccagccaaggcaggcaggcaggggccaggactccagccagccagcgaaggcaggcaggcaggggcccggactccagccagccagccaaggcagccaggcaggagccaggactccagccagccagctaaggcaggcaggccgtggccaggactccagccagctagccaagccaggcaggcaggggccaggactccagtcatcaaaacaatgcaggcaggcaggagccaggactccagccatccagccaaggcaagaaggcaggagtcaggactccagccagctagccaaggcaggcaggcaggggcccggactccagccagccagccaaggcaggcaggcaggggccaggactccagccagccagccaaggcaggcaggcagtggccaggactccagccagccagcgaaggcaggcaggcaggggcccggactccagccagccagccaaggcaggcaggcaaggaccacgactacaggctgccagacaaggcaggcaggcagtggccaggaatccagccagccggacatggcaggcaggcatgagccaggactccagccagctagccaaggcaggcaggcaggagccaggactccagtcagcaatccaatgcaggcaggcaggagccaggactccagaaagccagccaaggcaggcaggcaggggcccggactccagtcagccagccaaggcagccaggcaggagccaggactccagccagccagccaaggcaggcaggcagtggccaggactccagccagctagccaaggcaggcaggcaggggccaggactccagtcagcaaaacaatgcaggcaggcaggaggcaggactccagccaggtatccaagccaggcaggcaggagccaggactccagccagccaggcaaggcaggcaggcaggggcccggactccagccagccagccaaggcaggtaggcaggggCCAGAAatccagccaggtagccaaggcaggcagctaggagccaggactccagaaagccagccaaggcaggcaagcaggggcccggactccagccagccagccaaggctggcaggcaggggccaggactccagtcagacagccaaggcaggcaggcaggagccaggactccagccacccagccaaggcaggcaggcagtggtcaggactccagccagctagccaagggaggcaggcaggagccaggactccagacagcagTCCAAtacaggcaggcaggagcccggactccagccagtcagccaaggtaggcaggcaggggccaggactccagtcagccagccaaggcaggcaaggaggggccaggactacagccagctagcaaaggcaggcaggcaggagccaggactccagtaagcaagccaaggcaggcaggcaggggcccggactccagccagccagccaaggtaggcaggcaggtgccaggactccagccagccagccaaggcaggcaggccgtggccaggactccagccagctagccaagccaggcaggcaggggccaggactccagtcagcaaaacaatgcaggcaggcaggagccaggaatccagccagccggacatggcaggcaggcatgagccaggactccagacatcctgtcaaggcaggcaggcaggagccaggactccagccatccagccaaggcaggaaggcaggagtcaggactccagccagctagccaaggcaggcaggcaaagGCCCGGACTctagccagccagccaaggcaggcaggcaggggccaggactccagccagcctaccacagcaggcaggcaagagccaggactccagtcagctagccaatgcaggcaggaaggggccaggactccagccatccagccaaggcaggaaggcaggagtcaggactccagccagctagccaaggcaggcaggcaggggcccggactccagccagccagccaaggcaggcaggcaggtgccaggactccagtcagccagccaaggcaggcaggcaggagccaggactccagccagccagccaaggcaggcaggcagtggccaggactccagccagccagcgaaggcaggcaggcaggggcccggactccagccagccaggcaaggcagccaggcaggagccaggactccagccagccagccaaggcagccaggcaggggcccggactccagccagccagccaaggtagacaggcaggggccaggactccagtcagccagccaaggcagccaggcaggagccaggactccagccagccagccaaggcaggcaggccgtggccaggactccagccagctagccaagccaggcaggcaggggccaggactccagtcagcaaaacagtgcaggcaggcaggagccaggactccagccagccagccaaggcaggcaggcagtggccacgaatccagccagccggacatggcaggcaggcatgagccaggactccagccagccagccaaggcaggcaggcagtggccaggactccagccagccagcgaaggcaggcaggcaggggcccggactccagccagccagccaaggcagccaggcaggagccaggactccagccagccagccaaggcaggcaggcagtggccaggactccagccagctagccaaggcaggcaggcaggggccaggactccagtcagcaaaacaatgcaggcaggcaggaggcaggactccagccaggtatccaagccaggcaggcaggagccaggactccagccagccagcaaaggcaggcaggcaggagccaggactccagccagcaagccaaggcagccaggcaggagccaggactccagccaggtagccaaggcaggcagctaggagccaggactccagaaagccagccaaggcaggcaagcaggggcccggactccagccagccagccaaggctggcaggcaggggccaggactccagtcagacagccaaggcaggcaggcagtggtcaggactccagccagctagccaagggaggcaggcaggagccaggactccagacagcagtccaatgcaggcaggcaggagcccggactccagccagtcagccaaggcaggcaaggaggggccaggactacagccagctagcaaaggcaggcaggcaggagccaggactccagccagccagccaaggcaggcaaggaggggccaggactacagccagctagcaaaggcaggcaggcaggagccaggactccagccagccagccaaggcaggcaggcaggagccaggactccagtaagcaagccaaggcaggcaggcaggggcccggactccaggcagcctgccaaggtaggcaggcaggtgccaggactccagtcagccagccaaggcaggcaggcagtggccaggactccagccaggtagccaaggcaggcaggcaggagccaggactccagacagaaATCCAatgcagccaggcaggagccaggactccagccaggtagccaaggcaggcaggcaggagccaggactccagccagcaatccAAGGCAGGTAAGCAAGGACctcgactacaggctgccagacaaggcaggcaggcagtggccaggactccagccagccggacatggcagtcaggcaagagccaggactccagccatccagtcaaggcaggcaggcaggagccaggactccagccagctagccaaggcaggcaggcaggagccaggactccagtcagcaagacaatgcaggcaggcaggagccaggactccagcaaggTATCCAAGACAGGCAGGCatgggccaggactccagtcagccagccaaggcaggcaggcaggagccaagactccagccagccagacaaggcaggcagacaggagccaggactccagtcagcaagccaagttaggcaggcaggagcaaggactccagccaggtagccaaggcagccaggcaggagccaggactccagccagctagccaaggcaggcaggcaggagccaggactccagccagctagccaatgcaggcaggcaggagccaggaatccagccaggtagccaaggcaggcaggcaggagccaggactccagaaagccagccaaggcaggcaggcaggggccaggactccagccagccagccaaggcaggcaggcaggggccaggactccagtcagccagccaaggcaggcaggcaggagccaagactccagccagccaggcaaggcaggcaggcaggagccaggactccagtcagcaagccaaggcaggcaggcaggagccaggactccagccagccagcaaaggcaggcaggcaggagccaggactccagccaggtagccaaggcagccaggcaggagccaggacttcAGCCAGaaagccaaggcagccaggcaggagccaggactccagaaagccagccaaggcaggcaggcaggggcccggactccagccagccagccaaggctggcaggcaggggccaggactccagtcagccagccaaggcaggcaggcaggagccaggactccagccacccagccaaggcaggcaggcagtggtcaggactccagccagctagccaaggcaggcaggcaggagccaggactccagacagcaatccaatgcaggcaggcaggggcccggactccagccaggtagccaaggcaggcaggcaggagccaggactccagccagctagccaaggcaggcaggcaggagccaggactccagaaagccagccaaggcaggcaggcaggggcccggactccagccaccAGCCAAGctaggcaggcaggagccaggactccagtcagcaagccattgcaggcaggcaggagccaggactccagccaggtagccaaggcaggcaggcaggagccaggactccagccagccagccaaggcaggcaggcaggggcccggactccagccagccagccaaggcaggcaggcaggggccaggactccagtcagcaagccaaggcaggcaggcaggagccaggactccagtcagcaagccaaggcaggcaggcaggagccaggactccagccagccagccaaggcaggcaggcaggagccaggattccagccagcaagccaaggcaggcaagcaaggaccacgactacaggctgccagccaaggcaggcaggcagtggccaggaatccagccagccggacatggcaggcaggcaagagccaggactccagccatccagtcaaggcaggcaggcaggagccaggactccagtcagcaagtcaatgcaggcaggcaacagccatgactccagccaggtagccaaggcaggcaggcaggagccaggactccagccagccagcaaaggcaggcaggcacgagccaggactccagccatccagccaaggcagccaggcaggagccaggacaacagccaggtagccaaggcagccaggcaggagccaggactccagccaggtagccgaggcaggcagccaggagccaggactccagaaagccagccaaggcaggcaggcaggggcccggcatccagccagccagccaaggctggcaggcaggggccaggactccagccacccagccaaggcaggcaggcaggagccaggactccagacagcaatccaaggcaggcaggcaggggcccggactccagccagtcagccaaggtaggcaggcaggggccaggactccagtcagccagccaaggcaggcaaggaggggccaggactacagccagctagcaaaggcaggcaggcaggagccaggactccagccagccagccaaggcaggcaggcaggggcccggactccagccagccagccaaggcaggcaggcagtggccaggactccagccaggtagccaaggcaggcaggcaggagccaggactccagacagaaATCCagtgcagccaggcaggagccaggactccagccagcaatccAAGGCAGGTAAGCAAGGACctcgactacaggctgccagacaaggcaggcaggcagtggccaggactccagccagccggacatggcagtcaggcaagagccaggactccagccatccagtcaaggcaggcaggcaggagccaggactccagccagctagccaagccaggcaggcaggagccaggactccagtcagcaagccaatgcaggcaggcaagagccaggactccagccaggtagccaaggcaggcaggcaggagccaggactccagcaaggTATccaagacaggcaggcaggggccaggactccagtcagccagccaaggcaggcaggcaggagcgaggactccagccaggtagccaaggcagccaggcaggagccaggactccagtcagcaagccaatgcaggcaggcaggagcccggactccagccagccagctaaggctggcaggcaggggccaggactccagtcagccagccaaggcaggcaggcagg is drawn from Lagopus muta isolate bLagMut1 chromosome 30, bLagMut1 primary, whole genome shotgun sequence and contains these coding sequences:
- the LOC125686013 gene encoding collagen alpha-1(I) chain-like encodes the protein MQAGARTPVSQPRQAGRSQDSSLPAKAGRQWPGLQPASEGRQAGARTPAIQSRQAGRGQDSSQQNNAGRQEPGLQPASQGRQAVARNPASRTWQAGRGPDSSQAAKAGRQGPGLQPASQGSQAGARTPASQPRQAGSGQDSSQPAKAGRQGPGLQPASQGRQAGARTPVSQPRQPGRSQDSSQPAKAGRPWPGLQPASQARQAGARTPVIKTMQAGRSQDSSHPAKARRQESGLQPASQGRQAGARTPASQPRQAGRGQDSSQPAKAGRQWPGLQPASEGRQAGARTPASQPRQAGRGQDSSQPAKAGRQGPRLQAARQGRQAVARNPASRTWQAGMSQDSSQLAKAGRQEPGLQSAIQCRQAGARTPESQPRQAGRGPDSSQPAKAARQEPGLQPASQGRQAVARTPASQPRQAGRGQDSSQQNNAGRQEAGLQPGIQARQAGARTPASQARQAGRGPDSSQPAKAGRQGPEIQPGSQGRQLGARTPESQPRQASRGPDSSQPAKAGRQGPGLQSDSQGRQAGARTPATQPRQAGSGQDSSQLAKGGRQEPGLQTAVQYRQAGARTPASQPR